The Verrucomicrobiia bacterium genomic interval AAGGGGCAGCAGTATCTGCGGGTTTCGCCGCATTTTTATAATACGGATGAGGAATTGGAGCGATTGGTGAAGCTGTTGGGTTGAGCACTCAATCAAATTAGCACTTCAGACTGATTGAGCATTGCTGCGACTCGGCGAGTCGCGCTCCTAGAACAGCACTGTGCGTCGTTTGGGCATCTCAGCGCCGTCTACGACTTTGCAGCGGACCACATTCAGGGCACGGCCGGTCTTTTCTTGAAAACGCGCGCGCATGGTTTTCATGAATTCATCTGTGTGTGACCAGGAGACAAGGTTCACAGTCATGGTGCCCCAATGGCCACCCGTTGCACGTGCGCCCATGCAGGTAGGAATGTCTCGCGCGAGTTCCATGAGCAGATTCTGATCGGGCGTGGTGGTTTGGTAGAAATCACGCGCGCTCTCATGGCTCTGATTGAGATAGAAGCCAAGCTGGCCCAGGTCATCCTCACGTAAGGCACGATCGGTAAAGGCCACGCGCGTGTTCTCACCCACCACATGATAGGCGCAGGCATGTTCACGCTCAGTGAGCAGCGCTTTGTTTCGTGAGAGGTAACGCGGCTCGATGGAACGAAGTGACTTCGCGTGCAGTTTCTTGGCAGCGGATTCGCATGACTCGCGCAGTTCCTTCACATCGCCGCGTTTAGCATCGGATGGACCCGCATCACAAAGGATAACGCAGAATTCGCCGATCAACGGCAATGCCTCGGTGGTCGCGTGCAGGAGATCGACCTGCATGGCGTGAAATTCGCGGCCTTGCAGAGCAGTCAACGCACCGATCAGCACATCATCCGCTTCTGGTGCAAATGTAGCAACGGCAGCCTGGCACATGCGTGCAGCGTAAAGGCGTTCTTTGGCAGCGAGCGGCGGGAGTTCACCGGCGCGATCGCGTTGCGGTGGGCGTGCACTGCCGCCTTCTGTCAAACGATAGGGATAGAGCGCACGAACCATCAACGCAGTGGAAACCGCGAGTCCCGCATTCACACCGAGGTCGAGTCCCGGAGGAAACGCAGCATGAAAAGCCGCTGTGAAACCGCCGAAGTGGACGTTGCGTTTCCGCAGTTGGGCCAGCACGCCTTTTAACGGATTAGCCCAAGGCGTATCAGGATTAGGAGCGAAATCGCTGATCCAAAATTTCTCACGCTTCTCTGGACAAGCGGAGGAAACAACCTCTACACGGCCGTCCGTACGAGGAGATGCGGCGATCGAGCAATACTGGTCCACCGCAAGGGAAAGGACCATGCCGCGATTGAAGACATCTCCGTTACCCAGCAGTTCTACATGGCCAGGGACATTGATGACTCGCGGCGGAGTGTATCCGAAAGCGCGCTTGAAGACCGTTTTGACATCGAACGGGCGGCGCATGGCGACACCGTTATTTGACGAGCTTGTCGAGCCGGGCGGCGAGCTCGAAATCTTTCGCCGTCAATCCGCCGCTGGAATGCGTGGTGAGACGAAGACTGACCTTGTCCCACTGGATTTCGATATCCGGATGGTGATCGGCAGCGTCAGCCACCTTGGCCACGGCATTCACGAACTTGATGGACGCTTTGAAATCCTTGTTCGCGAAAGTCCTGCGGATGGCGGGACCATCCCGTTGCCAAGAAGGAACCTTCACCAGCGCTTCTTTGATCTGGTCAGCCGTGAGTTTTGCCATGGCGAAAAATTGACACAAACCTGCTGGGAGGTCACTTAAGAAAACGCCTGATCAGGGAGCAGGCCGTTCCAGCATGATAAATCCGCTGTTCGTATTTGCGTAAGGCAGGAACAATTCCGTCACGGGGAATTTTCCCGTGATGTTCGTCAGCACGGTGGGGGTGAACGCCGTGCCGGTAAACTTCCTGGCGGTGTAGGTCGTGCCGGCCGCACCTTCCCAGCTCAGGCGCAGCAAGTTCGCGTTCCACGGAGAAACATTGATGGCAAAAGCCTCATCATTCACGGTAGGATCAGTTCCGCGAACCTGTTCACGGGCGTTCTGCCAGCCATCGCCATCCGTGTCATCCTTGGCCCTTTGAGCCAGGTTGCCGAAGTGCGTCATCTCCCAGCCATCATCCAGGCCATCAGCATCACTGTCAGTGATGGGAATGCCGTTGATGATGAGTTCCGCATAGGTCAGCAGGCCTGTGTCTTCACTGATTTCATCCGTGATCTGAAGCGTCCAATTCCCCTTGGATGGCTCATAAAAGTTCTGCACTGTCCGATATGTCCACTCCACCGGCCCGATACTGGAAGAATTGTTCACCGCCTGCAAAACACTGATGGTGCCAGAAGGGGATGTGAGCGTGATGCGCAAATCAGACCGGCGCAACCGCACAGTTTGGTTCAGGTCATCCATCATGAGTTTGATGGCCACATGTTCGCAGACCAATTGATCAGGCACAGTGAAGGTCAGCGTTCCCTGCTCAACCTGCAACAAAGCCGTCGCTGACGGATTGTTGAAAAGATAGTTAGTCAAAGCCAAACCTGGCTCACGATTGATATAAACTGCCGGTATCGGCGAAGTAAACTCCACATCTGCGTAAACTTGTTCCACCACATTTGAATCACTGAAAATAACGGCGAATTTCGCACCAGCCGCAGCAGCACGGTTTATTTTACTATTAAAGGTCAACGCCGGATTAGCAGAATCGCGGCCAGGACCACGTTGAATCAATGCGATTTTTCCCTGAACATCCTCAGTGACAACATTAGTTGCGTAACCGACATAAACTATCGGCAAGGCTGTCATCGGTTTATCCACCCGGGGACCATCATCAGTGGGATATGCTTGTATAGAGGCAATCTCAACCGGCACATTTGGCCCCAGTATATTCAGCCGCGTAGCCGTCTCAGGAATGGCCACTCCACCGATGTAGGGAGGACGCGTCACGGTGGTGCGTGGCGGCTGGTTTGACCATGATTGGGCAAGTTTCACCGCCACACCCGCATCCACAATGCCAAAGCCTACATTATCGCTCGTGGTGAAGCCTGCGCCATTCGTCTGAATGGCGGGGTCAGCGAAGTTGATGTGCCGCGCAGACTGCACCAGGATGTGCTGAACATCGCGAACTTTAAGCTCTGGATTGGCGGAAAGCATCAACGCCACGATGCCGCTCACTTGCGGAGTGGCGGCAGAAGTTCCGGAAAAACCGGCACTGCCGAAGGCATAATTGTTCTGATCGGCAGTGAATGAAAACTGGTTATACCCTTTGGTCCCGGTGAGATCGGTAGTCATCAGCTTCAGGTCCGTATCTCCACCGGGAGCACTCACCAGAATGCTCGCTCCACGGCTGCCATAGCTGGCTGCCCGCCCATCAAGACGGACCGCTCCCACGGCGATCGCATCCGGCGAGGAAGCGTAGGCATCATCGTTCACGTTGCCATTTGAAAGGCGATGATTTCCCGCCGCACGCACCATCACCACACCCTTGCCATCACGCCCGGCGGTGGTCGCATCACTAAGGGCCAGGGCTTCAACAAATGACGGTTCAATCAGCAAGTTGGCCAACCCGCCCCAGCTATGATTCTGGACATACACCTGATCGGGGACGTAGTTGAACATCGCCGCTAGCTGGCCATCGTCCGCGATGGCACCGCTGCCATTGAAGATGACCCAACTCGCGAGCTTTGCCAAAGGTGCGGCACCTGCCACACCGAGGCTGTTATCCGTATCCGCTGAGATCAAACCGGCGACCGCTGTGCCATGAAAATTTAAGTTCAGATTCATGGGATCGCCGTTATTCGTATCCACATGAAAGTTCCGGTGTGGTGCCCCGGAGGTGCGCCCGGCCAGATCGGGATGTGCCGTCTCCACGCCTTCATCCACCACAGATATCGTTACCCCGGCACCTTTGGCCAGTGGCCAGGCAGCACGGATGTTGATATCCGCTCCACCGGAGTCGCCTTCAGCATCGCGATTCTCCAGATGCCATTGATTCGGCATGAAGGTATCGTTCGAGCGGGCGGCGTAAGGGCCATGCAAGGCCATCGGACGACGGAAGACGGGTGCTGCTACCTCCACCTCCGGCAGAGTGGCCAGACGGGCGGCTTCACGGGCAGCGGTCCAGGCATCCGCAGCTTCCAGCACTAAAGTGCGATCATCTATCTGGCGAACCCGTACCAAGGAGCTCTTCGTCAGGACTTCGTTGATCTTCCCAGCCTGACGGACGCGCAGGACCACACCCTTGGTCACTTCAATGCGATAGGCGGGATTATCCTCCGGATACACTTCCAAAGTAGCCGCGGCCGGCCCTTGCAGTCCCATCGGTGTGGCGTCGCTCACATAACGGGTCTCGCGAGGCTCGCGGAATTGCCAGTTCTCCGCTGCTTGGGCAACGGTCAGCAAACTGCTGGTGAACAGCAACGTGACGAGGCGGTTTATCGGCCTCCAACCTTTACGACTTTTCATTTACGCTAGTTACAACGCCCCATTTTGTGTGCGCAAAAATTTGGGCAGGCAGGACCGTAACCTGTCCCCACGCATTCTGCCAGCGGTATTTCAGAGCGGTTAATCCCCGCATAAGCGGACCTTTTACCCCGCAAAAAAAATTACCACCTCTGTTTGTCCGACAAATAAAGCTGATACGGGAACCAGTCGGCATATGCATGCTTCAGCGGGAAGCCGTCCGGCAGCTCCCCCTTTATCACCGTGTTCAAGCCAAACTCCGACCAAGGTTCCGCCTGTTTACCCGACATCTCCGTCAACAACTTGCGATCCAGGGAGATAGACGTGAGATACAGCGCGTTCAGGGGCTTAGCTTGATTGATCGCCGTGAACTCTTCAGTGAAATCCCGCGGAATCAGCAAACCCGTCCGCTGCCCATACCAAGCCACGGCCGCCGGCATGTCGCTCACCATCCATTCATCCTGCTTCAACCATGCCGACGCCTGCTGGATCACCGGCGGATGAAACGGCGGGTACACCCATGCGCTGTAACGCGGCGTGAGCAGATTCAACAGCAGCGGCAGACTAAAGATGAAGATGAACCCGCCCGTGATGACACCGCGGCCGGGATCGAAGACCGGCTTCAACTGGTCCGCCAGCACATTGAACATCCCCGCGCCAAACATCACGATGAGCGGCACAAGCACCATCAGCAAATTCTCTCCATTCACCTCCGGAGAAACACTGCTCGCATTCGTACGAGCCAAGGCCTGCACTGCAATCAATGTGACCACACTCAAAACCACCCATAACCGCAGTTTCACCAAGGCCGGCCGCGTGAAAGGCAGCAACAAACTTGCAAGGAAGAACGCGCTCAACCAGGTGCCGCCCAAGCGTGGCAGATCGGTCACGATCACCTTCTCCACGTTACCAGTCAGTTTTTCCCAGTGTGCTTCCACACCGTACTTGCCCAAGTCAGCCGCCACACTCACGTCGTCCGGTTTCAAGGCGCGTTCCAGCTCGTCTCCCGGAAAAAATGATGAAGACGCATACACCGCATAGCTCGCCGTGCCAAAAGGCTTGCCGCAGACAGCCATATTTCGCTGCACCCAAGGTGCCAGCACACCGGCGAACCCGATCAACAACGCGATCATCAACACCGCCCGCCTCTGCTCAAACGCATGGAACACATACACCATCGCGGGTAATATCAGAAGCACCAGACCATACAGTGTCAACCCCGCCAGCCCCAGCACGGCACCGCCGAGGAGCAGCAGGAAAAATGTTTTCCACAACGGCCATTGGCCTTCCCGTGTTCCCAGTTCCGCCTTCGTGATAAACCACACCGCGATCAATACCAGCAACGCCGCCAGCATGTTCGGCAAACCCGATTGTGAAAACTTCCACAAGAGATCCGTAGCGCCCAGCACCAAGACAGAAAACCACGCAACCTGCTCATCGAACAATCTTTTCGCCACACGAAAGAGCACGAGTAACAGCACCAATAACAATATCTGGTTCAGATACGCGATCTGTTGGTCCGGCTGGAAACGATTGAACTCCCCATCCTGGCTGATCTCGTAATTCCATCGCCCCACCTTCATCCACTGCGCGAGCAGCCACGGATACGCCGGGGCATTGGCCAGATCGGGTTGTGGCAGTGTGACCGCGAGCTTCTCGCTTTTCTGATGCTCTTGCAGCACGAAGAGATCGAGCGGTCGCACTACATCCGTCACGAAGCCTTTGCCCTGCGCGATATTCCGTGCGAGCTGCGCCTGCTCCATGCCCTCTTGCGTGCCGAGATTTTGGAACTCACGCACATTGTAGAGCAGCATCATCGCCACGAACGCCAGCACACCCAGCACCGCCTTGAGCACCTTCGCGCCACCACCTTCTTCCATGCTATGAATCCAGTTTTGTAATTTTACGACCATGAGTAAGTCCTGATGTTAAAATTTAAATACCTCACCCAGTTTTTTGCATTCATATCTCGCGTTATCGAGGCTCAGAATCATAGCCACGGGTTTTAACCCGTGGTATACCGCCTTGCTCTTCCTTCTCCCCTCGGAGGGGACAAGGATTGAGGATGAGGGGTGTCCATTCCTCATTCTCGATTTCACGCCGCAAAATCTTCTCCTCATCTTAGTATCCCTCCAAATGATACTGGTTCAGCTTCCGATGCAGCGTCCTCCGGCTGATGCCCAATTTCTTCGCCGCCTCGCTGCGATTTCCATCCGCTTCCTTCAACGCGCGCAAGATCGCCTCCTTCTCCGCCTCCTTCACTGAGAGTTTTCCCTCAACTGGCATCGTTCGCGTGTTTGTCTGTCCGGCTGCCCCCCGGATCGTCGCTGGCAAATCTTTTAATGAGATCGCCTCGCTCCGACACAAAACCACCGCATGTTCCAACGCTGTGCGCAGCTCACGCACATTCCCCGGCCACTGGTAATGTGTCAGCGCCTCCAACGCATCCGGCTTGATTTCGGCCACCCGCTTCTCGTTCTCCTTCGCGAACTCCCGCAGAAACGCATTCGCCAGCAACGGCACATCCGCCAGGCGCTCGCGCAAGGGAGGCAGCGTGATGGGCACTACCGTCAGGCGGAAATAAAGGTCCTCGCGGAACTTGCCTTCCTTCACCATCTGGTAAAGATCACGATTCGTCGCCGCCACCAGCCGCACATCCGCCGTCTGCGTCTTGTTGGAACCCACGCGCTCGAAGGTGCGCTCACCGAGAAAACGCAGCAGCTTCACCTGGATCGTGGCATCGATCTCCCCGATCTCATCCAGGAACAACGTGCCACCCTGCGCTTGCTCGAACCGTCCGATGCGCCGCTCATGTGCGCCCGTGAACGCGCCTTTCTCATGACCGAACAATTCGCTCTCCAAAAGATTCGTCGGCAACGCCGCGCAATGCACCGTGACCAAGGGGCCGCGCGCCCGTGTGCTGAGCTGATGGATCGCCTTCGCGATGAGTTCCTTGCCTGTACCGCTCTCGCCCAAGATGAGCACCGTTGCCTTCGACGGCGCCACTTGCCGCACCGTCTCAAGGATCTCCTTCATCACCGGCGCTTCACCGATGATATGCTCCAGCTTGTATTTGTGATCCAGTTGCTGCCGCAGCGAGATATTCTCCGCTTCCAAGTTTTGTTGTCGCAAAGCCCGGGCGATGCGCATCTCCAGCTCATCGATCTGCATGCGCCCCTTCGCGATGTAATCATCTGCCCCGCGCTTCATCGCCTCCACTGCGACTTCCTCCGAACCATACGCCGTCATCAGGATGCACACCGGCGGCTTGGGCAAAGACTTCGCCCGCGCGATTAGCTTCATCCCATCCTCCTGTGGCAGGCGCAGATCTGTCAGCAACACATCGAAATGCTCTTCTTCCAATAACCGCATCGCCGCACTGGCATCCTCCGCCACATACACATCGAAACGATCCTCCAACGCGGCGCGCAACCCCTCACGCGTCGGCTTCTCATCATCCACAATTAAAACAGTCGCTTTCACCATACTATCGCCTTCGTCCTCGATTTCATTTCACCTTACCCACAACTTCTCTTCCCTCTGAAAACTTGAAACTCTTTGAGCATTTTTTCATCCCTTCGTCATTCGGATTTAGTCATTCGTCATTTCCCCGCCCTCCCGCCCCCAACAACAACGGCTCCGGCTCATGCAACGGCAACCACACCCGGAACATTGTCCCTTCACCCAGGTGACTCTCCAATTCGATCCGCCCGCCATGCTCCCGCACGATCCGCTGCACAATCATCAATCCCAAACCCGTCCCCTTCTCCTTAGTCGTGAAGAACGGTTCAAAAATCTTGTTCACCTTGTCGGATGGGATGCCCATGCCGTTATCCCCCACACTCACCCATACACCATCTTTCGTGCGACCCGTCTGTAAGATGAGTGTGCCTCCACGCGTCATCGCCTGCATCGCATTCTTGATCAGATTCACCAGCACCTGCTTGATCTGCGCGGCATCGATCGGTGCTTGCGGCAACGGCTTCAACAATTCCTGCTCCACTTGGATACCGCGATTCTCCAGTTCCGGCCCCAGCAGGTCCAGTGTTGCCGTCACCACTTCATTCAGTGAATCCGGCTTGATCTTCGGCTCCGTTGGCCGGATCGCCTGCAGGAATTGAGTGATGATATAATCCAGCCGCGCGATCTCACCCTTCGCCACACCCACGAATGTCTCCAACCGTTCCACATTATCGCTCAGATCAAATGTGTCATCCTTCGCCGCGCGCCTGCGCAGCAACCCCTTCGGCTTTGTCTGCTTCGCGTGACCATCCTTCATCTTACGCAACTCCCGCTCGATGAGCTGCATGTGGATATGCAGTGCGTTCAGCGGATTCCCGATCTCATGCGCCACGCTTGCCGCCAGTAACGTCAACGCCTGCACCCTCTCGCTCTCGATCGCTTCAAACGTCTGCTGCCGCGCCTCCGTGGCATCATGCAGGATCAGCGCCATGCCTGAACTGCCCGTCTTTTCCCCATCCAGCGGCGCCACATACATGCGCACAAAACGCGCATGCGGATACCGCACCTCGAACTCATGCCGCATCACCTTCGGCCCGCCTGCATTATCCCCTTTGGCGATTAACGACCAATCCACCTGCGGCAAAATCCGGCTGATCGGCTGCCCTTCCGTCGTATCCGGCAACAAGCCGAGCAAACGCGTCGCTGCATCATTGAAATACAGAATCTGTCCGCTCTCATCCACCACCAGCACACCGTCCTCGATCGCATTGAACAACGTCTCCAAGAAACTTTGTTCCCGCGCCAATCGTTCAACGACCGTCTGCAAGCCCTGCGCGTCCAGTCGCCCGAGACGCCCGAGGACCTTGTCAAGAAAGTTGGAATTAGAACCTGCCATTAACGCAATTCCTCAAAACCACTTCTTCCGCTTGAAATACACATACGTCGCGATGGTCGAGATGATCGTGATGATGAACGCCATCAAGTATCCGTGCGACCAATGCAACTCCGCCATCCCGTCGAAGTTCATCCCATACCACGTCCCGATCATCATCATCGGCGTCGTGATCAGCGTGATCATCGTCAGCAGCTTCACCACCTCACCGGTCTGGTTGGACGACATGTTCAGATACACCTGCAAGATGCCCGTGAGCGTATCCGTATAGCTCTGCGCCAGTTCCGAGATGTGATACAGCCCGTCATACACATCCCGGTAGTAAGGCACCAAGTGCGCCCGGATCAGCTTGAACTCTCCGCGCGCGAACCGCGAAAGCACCTCGCGCTGCGGTCCGATGATCTGTCGCAGATGAAACACTTCCTTTTTGATGTGGATGATCTTGTTCAACACCTTCTGGCTCGGATGCTGCAACACCTCATCCTCCAATTCCGCGATCTCCAGGGACAGCTCATCGAGTGCCGGCTTGTAATTCTCCACGATCGCATCCAGCAACGTATGCGCCACCCGGTCCGGCGCGCGCGCGATATGCACCGTGCTCTTCACACAGCGGTCCACCGTGTTCTGGATGCTCTTGAGCGGCTGTTCGTGGAAGGTCACCAGATAATTCTTCCCGAGGAAGAAATTCAGCTCCGTGGTATCGAACACCCCGTCCTTCCGGCTGTAATCCACCGCGTGGATCACCATGAACAGATAGGGTGAGAACTGATCCCCCTCCTTTGGCGAATACTCATCCACCTTCGGTGAGGAACTGACCATGATGCAGTCCTCCACCGATAGCGGATGGAAGTGAAAAATATCCTCCAGCACCAGCTTGCTCTCCTCCGCCGTGGCGTTCTCCAGATCCACCCACAAGAACAGATTGGTATCCGCCAACAGCGTGGGCATGAGGAACATCTCGATGTCCTTGCTATGCAGGCGGCCTTGTGTTGTGAAGACCAATGAGCGAATCATATAAATTCCCTTCTCTCAACAAGTTACACCGGAGAGTGTGCCATTTTGTCCCACAGGATACTCCTTAAAACAGCACACGCAAGCCTGTAACCTTTTGTCCCAGTTACATTGCGGTGACGCGGTTCTCTCCTCCTCGTTCTCGTCCTCGTCGTCGTCCTCGATTCTTCTCCCTGCACTTTCTCCTGCGTCTCTTCCATACTAACCTCCTATCTCTATTTTTCTGCGGGAAGTATAACAGAGGGGGGTAGGACATTGGCTGTCCATGTGAATAACTTTTTCAAACAATCTGCGAATGCACTGCCACAAAGCATTTCGGGGAGCATTTCCCCACCTTCTCCGTCCAACAACACATGAAGCCGGTCTTCATCCTCCTACTGTTCGCCACCGTTCTCGCTCAGGCTGATTTCTTTTCACCCTTTGCAGATTCCAAGCCCGGAGTAACGGTCACAGACTCAGGTCGGTTCATCAAAGCCGCCAGCAAAAACGCCACCACCACGGATTGGTTCATCCGTTGCCGCACTTGCACCGGCATGCAGGACATTCCCGCCAAAATCCCGCCAAACTTGCTTGGCTCAATCCAAACCAACATCCCCGTCAAAATCACCGTCACCATCCATGAGACCGAAGACTTGAAGACCAAAACGAGATCCCGGGTTCTGGAAGTGAAGAAGATTGAAGCCAAATGAGAAACAGAAACCAAACACCATGAAGAAGACCTTCCTATTTATCTATTTGTTCACGGTCTCACTCTTCGCCGCTCCACCTTTTCCTCCCACCCCCGCCCAACTCGTCTCCAACGCCCCCATCATCGCTATCGTTACCATCACCAACCTGACCACGGAAAACTTCTCCATCCGCACCAACCAAGTCACCCAACAAAAAGCCGATCTCATCGTGGAACAAGTGCTTAAAGGCTCCCTCACCGAACCCGCCCGCCTCCGCTTCTATGTTTTGGGCAATATCCATTTCGAATCCAGACCGCCCATGCTCTTCGAAGGCCGCTGCATCGCCTTCCTCACCCGCGATGGAGATTTTTACACTCGCTCAGACGACTGGCATTCCCTCATCCCCATTCGAAACGATCAGGTAGATTGGTATCCCAAACCAGAACCACTCCCCACCGCCCTCACCACCCTCAAAAAACTGATCGCGAGCCCATGACCACCCCTTGGAGCGCGGGTTATCCTCAACCCGCAGCAACTCTCATAAGCAAATCCAATCCCTATTCGTTTGCCCCCATTCGGTTGACCACCTCAACCATTCTTCATTTCCCAAATTCGATGTTCAGAGTTCGATGTTCGATGTTCGATGTTTACTCAACCGGCCCGTAAATCGTACTTCCAAAATCGTAAATCACCCCCCAAAGACCGCCTTCCCATGCCCATCCTCCGTCGCATAAAACGGCCGTCCCTCGATATCATACGCCGTCTTCGGGCTGATCCCCATCGCCGTGAAGATCGTCGCGTGCAGATCCATGATGCTCACCGGATCTTTCACCGCCACGAATGGCCGTTCCGTCGCCGTCGCGCCATGGATATGCCCCTTCTTCATCCCGCCACCGAACAGCACTACCGATGACCCGCCCGTGAAATGCCGGTGCTGCCCGTAATGCTTCATCTCCGTGATCGTATCCACCTTGAACCCCGCCTGATCATTCGCGTTCGAGCCCGGCTTGCCCTCCATGATCATGTCGCGACTGAACTCACTCGCCACCACGATGAGCGTGCGATTTAGCAACCCACGCTCCTCCAAATCGCGCACCAGTTGTGCGATCGGCGCATCAATCGCTTCCTTCATCGCCACCAAGCGTGAGTAACCATTCTCATGCGTATCCCAATTGAAGAACGGGATATACTCCGTGGACACCTCGATAAACCGCGCGCCCGCTTCCGTCAACCGCCGCGCCAGCAAACAGCCCAAGCCAAACTTCCCGATCGTCCCCGCCTCATAAGTCCCCGCAAAGCGATCCCGTGCCGCATCAAACCGCACACCCGGTTCATAGCCCGGATAATATTTCCGGATGCTCTCGATCGGCTCCTGCGTGATGTCGAATGCCTTCGCCGCTGGTGAACTCAACAACCGATGCGCATTATCCATCGAGCGCAGCATCGACGCCTGCTGATAATCGCTCAGGTAATCACGCTTCGGATTCTTGTCGATGAGCTTGCGGTAAAGGCTGTAGCGATTATCGAACCGTCCCGGCTCCATCCCCTTCGGCGGCCGCACCGATTGCACCGCATCTTCCGGGAATGGGATCACCATCGGCCCGAACTCCGTGCCGAAGAAACCCGCCGTGGTGAACGCCTTCAATTCCTCCTGCTCACCCACTCCCTCCAGCCGTTGCCCGATGTTGATGAACGCCGGCATCACCGGATTACGCGGCCCCAGCACCTTGGACATCCACGCCCCGATATGCGGACAAGCCACCGTCTGCGGCGGCACATACCCCGTGTGCCAATGATACTGATGCCGCGAATGCAAAATGCTCCCCAGATCCGGCTGAATGTGCGAGCGGATAAGCGTCGCGCGATCCATCACCTTCGCGATGTTTTCCAGCCCCTGCGTGATCTTCAGCCCATCCACCACCGTATCGATAGCCGGGAACGTGCTCTCCACCTTCGCCACTGGCGTGCCGGGTTCGAAAGGCACATAACGCTTCGGATCAAACGTATCCGGCGCCGCCATACCGCCCCCCATCCACAGCAGGATGCACGTATCCGCCGTAGCTTTCGGATGGGTGATCTTATCCGCACCGAACACCGACACCTCACCCGTCATCATCGCCGCCAAGCCCGCCGCGCTAAGTTTCTTGAGAAACTCACGCCGCGCCTGCGACTCCGGCAACGTTGGATCAATCTGCGATTTCATGGCTAGGTATTCAGAAAAAACTCTTCCCACACAA includes:
- a CDS encoding ATP-binding protein; its protein translation is MAGSNSNFLDKVLGRLGRLDAQGLQTVVERLAREQSFLETLFNAIEDGVLVVDESGQILYFNDAATRLLGLLPDTTEGQPISRILPQVDWSLIAKGDNAGGPKVMRHEFEVRYPHARFVRMYVAPLDGEKTGSSGMALILHDATEARQQTFEAIESERVQALTLLAASVAHEIGNPLNALHIHMQLIERELRKMKDGHAKQTKPKGLLRRRAAKDDTFDLSDNVERLETFVGVAKGEIARLDYIITQFLQAIRPTEPKIKPDSLNEVVTATLDLLGPELENRGIQVEQELLKPLPQAPIDAAQIKQVLVNLIKNAMQAMTRGGTLILQTGRTKDGVWVSVGDNGMGIPSDKVNKIFEPFFTTKEKGTGLGLMIVQRIVREHGGRIELESHLGEGTMFRVWLPLHEPEPLLLGAGGRGNDE
- the corA gene encoding magnesium/cobalt transporter CorA → MIRSLVFTTQGRLHSKDIEMFLMPTLLADTNLFLWVDLENATAEESKLVLEDIFHFHPLSVEDCIMVSSSPKVDEYSPKEGDQFSPYLFMVIHAVDYSRKDGVFDTTELNFFLGKNYLVTFHEQPLKSIQNTVDRCVKSTVHIARAPDRVAHTLLDAIVENYKPALDELSLEIAELEDEVLQHPSQKVLNKIIHIKKEVFHLRQIIGPQREVLSRFARGEFKLIRAHLVPYYRDVYDGLYHISELAQSYTDTLTGILQVYLNMSSNQTGEVVKLLTMITLITTPMMMIGTWYGMNFDGMAELHWSHGYLMAFIITIISTIATYVYFKRKKWF
- a CDS encoding DUF1501 domain-containing protein; amino-acid sequence: MKSQIDPTLPESQARREFLKKLSAAGLAAMMTGEVSVFGADKITHPKATADTCILLWMGGGMAAPDTFDPKRYVPFEPGTPVAKVESTFPAIDTVVDGLKITQGLENIAKVMDRATLIRSHIQPDLGSILHSRHQYHWHTGYVPPQTVACPHIGAWMSKVLGPRNPVMPAFINIGQRLEGVGEQEELKAFTTAGFFGTEFGPMVIPFPEDAVQSVRPPKGMEPGRFDNRYSLYRKLIDKNPKRDYLSDYQQASMLRSMDNAHRLLSSPAAKAFDITQEPIESIRKYYPGYEPGVRFDAARDRFAGTYEAGTIGKFGLGCLLARRLTEAGARFIEVSTEYIPFFNWDTHENGYSRLVAMKEAIDAPIAQLVRDLEERGLLNRTLIVVASEFSRDMIMEGKPGSNANDQAGFKVDTITEMKHYGQHRHFTGGSSVVLFGGGMKKGHIHGATATERPFVAVKDPVSIMDLHATIFTAMGISPKTAYDIEGRPFYATEDGHGKAVFGG